A genomic stretch from Anoplolepis gracilipes chromosome 16, ASM4749672v1, whole genome shotgun sequence includes:
- the LOC140674551 gene encoding odorant receptor 83a-like, translated as MSRRKAGSLLKQFRKLNSLHITYLRYVGLWALDSDSSTLSKCLYFVYNKFVLIIMFIFMATLLADICANFNDLSIFTNDGCIFAGISVVFFKVMIFQIRREQIVQLLRESVDGCEQLCKFPVGPEDEILKKYLLYSRVIFYGFSTIAVCLMIGLLFLVPVEDGGLPVRAQYPFDTTKYPGHAVGYFVEACTVSFGLTAIMGIDSLHALNLCNLFLVQLEILSEHFKSCGSNYGMIDQREALDARYKISSTVEERNGKRDNYKLDEIRRCSSDDFVKRFRRSIRHHQRLLAVIDDFNKVFSSSMFVQMVSSTSMICLTGFQAALPNQAEGQSSNTYKFLIYLMAAFSQLFFICWVGNEVTHQSASLTQSQWFSGWSDELSAKTGRLINVSMILAKKTINLKAGVFYVLSMETFIAILKGSYSFFALLSTMQSDGNQ; from the exons ATGTCACGAAGGAAAGCCGGCAGCCTTTTGAAGCAATTccgaaaattaaattctttgcaCATCACTTATCTCAG GTACGTCGGCTTATGGGCTCTTGACTCCGATTCGTCCACATTGTCGAAATGTTTGTACTTCGTGTATAACAAATTTGTTCTGATAATTATGTTCATCTTCATGGCGACTCTGCTGGCTGACATTTGTGCAAACTTCAACGATCTGTCGATCTTTACGAACGATGGATGCATCTTTGCCGGGATCTCTGTCGTGTTCTTTAAAGTAATGATCTTCCAAATTCGTCGTGAGCAGATCGTACAATTGCTCCGTGAGTCTGTCGACGGCTGCGAACAACTCTGCAAGTTTCCCG TTGGCCCCGAGGATGAAATTCTGAAGAAGTACCTGCTGTACTCTCGCGTGATCTTTTACGGGTTCAGCACGATAGCCGTTTGTCTCATGATCGGCCTGCTCTTCCTCGTGCCCGTGGAGGACGGCGGACTTCCGGTGAGGGCGCAGTACCCCTTCGACACGACCAAGTATCCGGGGCACGCAGTCGGCTATTTCGTCGAGGCCTGCACGGTCTCCTTTGGATTGACCGCCATCATGGGGATAGACAGTCTGCATGCCTTAAACCTTTGCAATCTGTTTCTCGTGCAGCTGGAAATCTTGAGCGAGCACTTCAAGAGTTGCGGCAGCAACTACGGGATGATCGACCAACGAGAGGCTTTAGACGCTCGTTATAAGATATCATCTACGGTGGAGGAAAGGAATGGCAAAAGAGATAATTACAAGCTGGACGAGATCCGTCGTTGCAGCAGTGACGACTTTGTCAAGCGGTTCAGGAGATCTATCCGCCACCATCAACGTCTGCTCGCTGTAATAGACGACTTCAACAAGGTCTTCAGCTCCAGCATGTTCGTTCAGATGGTCTCGAGCACCTCGATGATTTGCCTAACCGGCTTCCAAGCCGCTTTG CCTAACCAGGCTGAGGGTCAGAGCTCCAACACCTACAAGTTTTTGATATACCTGATGGCGGCCTTCTCGCAGCTTTTCTTCATCTGTTGGGTAGGGAATGAAGTGACACACCAG AGCGCTTCGCTGACGCAAAGTCAATGGTTCTCGGGATGGAGTGATGAACTTTCCGCTAAAACCGGACGTCTGATAAATGTATCCATGATATTAgcaaaaaaaacgataaatctAAAAGCGGGTGTCTTCTACGTCTTATCTATGGAAACATTCATCGCG
- the Cos gene encoding kinesin-like protein costa, protein MRLYVDKMMHYGSWSQYQTVLNNHQYTYVDTMPFYQHRDHERHQLNEEENEQGGDETHDTMTPATSGERSSSADLFRLEFAAAQWSKLVSNAEGLFTKLMTNNILPHTEQDQIEQWLCMKQEYEECIASDETTSLQGYTENTRRSLERIEEVTETDEKTDESANQVKLKLNSNCTSSSESELSEAEEDEDEDDEEDQSDVSSESPDFLEKLDEFMNKFKIETDIIVGSKKDDFRETNIGLTSPPVTRSVNNNYVPVIRPIPLRNPNSRRNSMLPGSDMCNEVLVFNDSLKPCPNQILENHTSEYTKPCVLNNRESDININDNVINDNFLAIQNDNSPDLLLDTLKTSEISEPIKELKALTLNNEAKQTQVKRIQSNLDGAHKRIEELQTTIKIKQRFIADMIKNSDTRTNAKQKFQRKRSKLEEEYYNTRTQLAQAENASMYREPEEKSHKKEIELMKNMAINYEKRLMDIDMIKQIAGDSAKKVLELEASLNTSKKQMDKLKRQLKREEERKKQLEEELAKDQQKIRELEEKYNLTASKLKEMQSESEDEKHNTKSKIDCVDKKKNLLDVNARISHLDHILKEKSMDLERAADTDEKEALRHEIRNLRHTRDCLVDEKCDLDEKFQKERTLTTVEERKLLECGETIEAIDAMIEHKNEMICGRKDFDEGQSQREKGERMLMERLKKLSHGEIITLFMKYFRKVIDLKESSKNLEVQITELEAHIANQDWRLMEAERRMVLMQRQYEDKLHHVFRHFAEETSSSGHDRLDKDSTLARYKKENRTLKKRLADVETLLKGTTPPRTASPCRALQQGLKQIAPTTTRSTTKVTRQRNKLIIQKTTDCDKKKK, encoded by the coding sequence ATGAGATTATATGTGGATAAAATGATGCACTACGGGTCATGGAGTCAATATCAAACAGTATTGAATAATCATCAATACACATATGTCGACACAATGCCATTTTATCAACATCGTGATCACGAACGTCATCAATTAAATGAGGAGGAAAACGAGCAGGGTGGTGATGAGACACATGACACAATGACGCCTGCTACTTCTGGAGAACGTAGTTCTAGCGCAGATCTGTTTAGATTAGAATTTGCAGCCGCTCAATGGTCTAAGTTAGTCTCCAATGCGGAAGGCCTATTTACAAAACTCATGACAAATAATATCTTGCCACACACCGAACAAGATCAAATTGAGCAGTGGCTGTGCATGAAACAAGAGTACGAGGAATGTATAGCCAGCGATGAGACTACTAGTTTGCAAGGATATACAGAGAATACAAGGAGATCGTTGGAACGTATTGAGGAAGTAACCGAAACTGATGAGAAAACGGATGAATCTGCGAATCAAGTAAAACTTAAGCTTAATTCCAATTGTACCTCCAGTTCGGAGAGCGAACTATCCGAGGCCGAAGAGGACGAGGACGAAGACGACGAAGAAGATCAAAGTGATGTAAGCTCAGAAAGTCcagattttttagaaaaactggatgaatttatgaataagtttaaaatagaGACAGATATAATTGTCGGCTCTAAAAAGGACGATTTTAGAGAAACAAACATTGGGCTTACATCTCCTCCGGTGACAAGATccgtgaataataattatgtaccAGTAATTCGTCCTATTCCGTTAAGGAATCCAAATTCTAGGAGAAATTCTATGCTTCCTGGTTCTGACATGTGTAATGAGGTATTAGTCTTCAACGACAGTTTGAAACCTTGTCCGAATCAAATCCTTGAGAACCACACGTCAGAATATACCAAGCCATGTGTGTTAAATAATCGTGAATCGGACATTAACATTAATGATAATGTTATAAACGATAATTTCCTTGCGATACAAAATGACAATTCACCAGatttgttacttgatactctGAAAACCTCAGAGATATCTGAACCCATTAAAGAATTGAAAGCCctaacattaaataatgaagCGAAGCAAACACAAGTGAAGAGGATTCAATCAAATTTGGATGGAGCGCATAAACGTATCGAAGAACTGCAGACGACAATTAAGATTAAGCAACGTTTTATAGCGGATATGATTAAGAATTCTGATACGCGAACTAATGCGAAGCAAAAGTTCCAACGTAAACGTAGTAAACTGGAAGAAGAGTATTATAATACAAGAACGCAATTAGCGCAGGCAGAAAATGCTTCTATGTATAGAGAGCCTGAAGAGAAATCGCAcaagaaagaaattgaactaatgaaaaatatggcGATAAATTACGAGAAACGACTGATGGATATTGATATGATAAAGCAAATTGCAGGTGATTCGGCGAAAAAAGTTTTGGAGCTTGAAGCTTCACTGAATACTTCCAAGAAGCAGATGGATAAATTGAAACGGCAACTAAAACGGGAAGAGGAGCGTAAAAAGCAATTGGAGGAAGAACTTGCAAAGGATCAACAGAAGATTCGCGAGCTCGAGGAGAAGTACAACTTGACTGCTTCCAAGTTGAAGGAAATGCAATCGGAGAGCGAGGATGAGAAACATAATACAAAGTCGAAGATTGATTGCGTGGATAAGAAGAAGAACTTGTTAGATGTAAATGCCAGGATATCTCATTTGGACCacattttgaaagaaaaatctatgGATTTGGAAAGAGCCGCCGACACAGACGAGAAGGAGGCGCTACGGCACGAGATTAGAAATTTGAGGCACACCCGGGACTGTTTGGTGGACGAGAAATGCGATTTggatgaaaaatttcaaaaggaAAGGACTCTGACTACGGTCGAGGAACGTAAATTGTTGGAATGCGGTGAAACCATCGAGGCCATCGACGCAATGATTGAGCACAAAAACGAAATGATCTGCGGACGTAAAGACTTCGACGAGGGTCAATCTCAACGCGAGAAGGGCGAGAGGATGCTAATGGAACGCTTGAAGAAACTCTCTCACGGTGAAATAATAACGTTATTTATGAAGTACTTTCGCAAGGTAATTGACTTGAAGGAGAGCTCGAAAAATCTAGAGGTTCAGATAACGGAGCTGGAGGCGCACATCGCGAATCAGGATTGGCGGCTGATGGAGGCCGAAAGGCGAATGGTCCTGATGCAGAGGCAGTACGAGGACAAGTTGCATCATGTGTTCAGGCACTTTGCGGAGGAGACAAGTAGCTCCGGTCACGATAGATTGGACAAGGATTCCACACTCGCGAGGTACAAGAAGGAGAACAGGACTCTGAAGAAGCGATTGGCGGACGTCGAAACTCTCCTCAAAGGTACGACACCACCGCGTACAGCTAGTCCTTGTAGAGCTCTTCAGCAGGGATTAAAACAAATCGCGCCGACCACTACTCGCTCGACAACCAAGGTAACGAGGCAGCGAAACAAGCTGATAATTCAAAAGACGACCGACTGCGACAAAAAGAAGAAGTGA